CGCTGGGGGCACCTCCCAGCGGTAGCTGGGGGAGATTGAGGACGCGCCCGCAGGGCGCTCGCCGCCGCAGGCGGCAACGACGGCCAGACATCGCCCGCGGCGGCACCGCGCCTTCAGTCCGCCAGGTCCCAGAAGCGGATGAGCGCCTCCGCCGTGGCGGCCGGGCGTTCGGCGTTGGGGGAGTGGCCCGCGCCCTGGACGACGGTGCGCACCGCCGACAGCTCCTTGGCCATCGCGTCGATCGACGGCACCGGCCAGGCGTAGTCCAGCGCCCCGGAGATCACGTGCTTGGGCAGTGCCACCCCGGCCAGCTCCTGCGTGCGGTCCGGTTCGCTGATCAACTGGCGCCCGGTCGCGATGAGTTGCTCCGGCGTCGTGCCCATCCAGCGCCGGCGCAAGAACGCGTCCAGCTCCGGCGACGTGTCCTCGGCGGGACCGTTCTCCGCGTCCACCCGCCGCATCTCCTGCCAGACCGCCTCCATGTCCAGCGTGGTCAGGGCGTGGATCAGCATCCGGGTCCGGTCCTGCTGCACCGCGGAGATCGCGGCGGGACCGCAGCTCATGACGGTCAGCGAGCGGAACGGCGACGCGTCCGCGAGCACGGCGGCGCGCGTGATCAGCCCGCCGAGGGAGTGCCCGAGCAGATGGACGTCACCGCCCAACGCGGCCGCCTGCGCGAGGACGTCCCGGGCCAGCTCGCCCTGCTCGTACGCACCCTCCGCGCGCGGCCCGCCGCTCTCGTGCTGCCCCCGGCCGTCGACGGCGACGGCACGGTACCCGGCGTCCGCGAGGGGCTCCAGCAGTGCGACGAAGTCCTCCTTGCTGCCGGTGAATCCGGGGACGAGCAACACCGTGCCGCGCGCCCGCGACGAGGGCTGCGCGTCGTGCACGGCGAACTCTCCGCGCGAGGTGGCGAGGCGGTACGCGCGTGCGCACACGGGGAGGGTGAAAAAGGGCGGCCGGCTCATGGCACGAGGCTAACGCCACGTCCGACAGCGGCCGGACCCGCGGGTTCGCGAGGACGACCCGTGGCCGGGGGATGCCCGGCCCGACCCCGGATACGCCGACGGCCGGCCACCCCGTGTGGGGTGTCCGGCCGTCGGTGGTGGTGCGTCAGCCCTCGGTGGTGACCTTGGGCTTGGTGGTGCGCGTGCGCTTCGGCTTGGCCGGGGCCTCGTCCGTCACCTCGGCTGCGGGCTTCGCGGCGGCGGCCTTCGTGGCGCGCGTGCGCTTCGGCTTCGCCTCGGCGGCCGGGGCGGCCTCGGGCTCGGCGGCGACGGCCTTCTTCGCGCGGGTGCGCTTGGGCTTGGCCTCCGTGACCTCGGCCGCCTCGACGACAGCCTCGGCGACCGGAGCGACGGCCTTCTTGGCACGGGTCCGCTTGGGCTTGGCCTCGGCCGCCTCGGCGGTCTCCACCACGGCCTCCGCCTTCGCGGCGGCGGCCTTGCGGGTCCGCTTCGGCTTCTCCTCGACGACCGGGGCCGTCTCGGCGACGGGCTCGGCGGCGACGGCCTTCCTGGCACGCGTGCGCTTGGGCTTGACCTCGGCCTCAGCGGCTTCGACCGTCTCGGCGACGGCCTCGGCGGCCGGGGCGGCGGCCTTCCTGGCGCGGGTGCGCTTCGGCTTGACCTCGGCGGTCTCCTC
The window above is part of the Streptomyces syringium genome. Proteins encoded here:
- a CDS encoding alpha/beta fold hydrolase — its product is MSRPPFFTLPVCARAYRLATSRGEFAVHDAQPSSRARGTVLLVPGFTGSKEDFVALLEPLADAGYRAVAVDGRGQHESGGPRAEGAYEQGELARDVLAQAAALGGDVHLLGHSLGGLITRAAVLADASPFRSLTVMSCGPAAISAVQQDRTRMLIHALTTLDMEAVWQEMRRVDAENGPAEDTSPELDAFLRRRWMGTTPEQLIATGRQLISEPDRTQELAGVALPKHVISGALDYAWPVPSIDAMAKELSAVRTVVQGAGHSPNAERPAATAEALIRFWDLAD